The Polyangium aurulentum genomic interval CAGCGCGGAGACGAGCACGTCGTAGCGGCCGCGCACCCGCTCGAGGGGCTGCTTCTTGCGCAGATCGCAGCAGCGCTCCTGGCCCTCCTTGCTCAGGTACAGAAGGCCCTCTTCGGCCGTTTGCTCCTCGAACGAGCGCTCGGGCGAGAGCGTGAACACGGTCAGGCGCCCGTGCGTGCGCGCGAGCTCGTCGCGCGTGGCCAGCGTTTGCGGGTGCAGAAGGCCCGTGTCGACGAAGAGCACGTCGAGGTCGAGGCCCTCGCGCTCGGCGATCCTCGCGAGCAAGGTGCCCGCCCGCTGCATGCTCGTGAGCAGCGCGGCGCGGCGGCCGAAGATGCGGTGGACGAAACGGAGGATCTCGACCGGGGAGGCTCGCAGGAATCGCTCGTTCAGGGGTTCGAGGGAGGCTTCCGTCACGCGCATGCCTCTTCTTTACCAGAGTGCGACGGCCTCCTCGTGGGGGTCCTCCGCTTGGCGGTTGCCTTTCCGGGGCTCGTCCTCTAAGGAATCGCCGGCCCGTCATGCCCCAGACCGATTCGCAGCCTTCGCCCGCCCGTTCGCCGGGGCGGCTCGTCGACGAGCTTGGAAGACGGCGCTTCCTGTTCATCACTGGCAAGGGCGGCGTCGGCAAGACGACGTTCGCGGCGTCGCTCGCAGTGGCCCTCGCGGCTCGCGGCAAGCGCGTCCTCGTGGGCCTTTGCAACACCAAGGAGCGCCTGTCGGCGATCATGGGCACCAAGCCCATCGGCGACGAGATCGTCCCGGTCGCGGACAACGTGTGGGCGGTGAACATCTCGCCCGAGAAGGCCCTCACCGAGTACGGCGAGATGGTCCTCAAGGTGCGCGCGGTGGCGCACGCCGTCTTCGACAACCGCTACACGAAGACCTTCTTCCGCGCGGTTCCGGGCCTGTACGAGTGGGCGATGCTCGGCAAGGCGTGGTTTCACACGACCGAGCTGCTCGAGGACGGCCGGCCGCGCTTCGACGTGGTGCTGCTCGACGCGCCCGCGACGGGGCACGGCGTGGACATGCTTCGCGTGCCCAAGGTGATCCTCGACGTCGTGCCGCCAGGCGTTTTGCGCCGCGACGCCGAGGCCGCATGGGCGATGTTCCAGGACCCGGTGCGCAGCGGCGTCGTCGTCGTGACCCTGCCCGAGGAGATGCCCGCGCAGGAGACGATCGAGCTGGTGAGCGAGATCCAGCGCGACCTTTCGTTGCCGGTGCTCAGGCTCGTGGTGAACGGGATCCTGCCGCCGCTCTTTTCACCCGAGGAGCGCGAAAAGCTCGCGGCCGACGCGCGGCTGCTCGAGATCGACGCGCCGCTGCAGAGCGCGGGGACCGTGGAAAGCGCGCTCGTCGCGGGGGCGCGGCGCGCGGTGCGCGAGCGTGTGCAGGCCGAGAGCCTCGCGCGGCTCGCGAACGAGATCGACCTGCCGCGCATCGAGCTGCCATTTCTGTTCGACGAGGCGTCGACGGTCGAAGGGACGCGGATCCTCGCGAAGCTGCTCTAGCGGGCCTCGATGGCCCGAGGGCGCGTCGCATTCTCGCGCGCCCTGCGGGCTCCCGCGCGTCGCGGGAGCCTCGAACCATTCCGGACATACGCTCGCGTCCGGAAGGACAAAAAAAGAGAGCGCCTACTCTACGGCGGGGGGGGGGGACCGGAGCAGGCGCTCTGGCCCCTAATAGAGCAACCGATGGGCCAAGCTGGTTCCCACGTAGTTCTGGATAGTTAGCCAGCCTCGTCCTTCTGGCGGTTGCAAGGATGAAAGGCCGGGGCATTGCAGGCTTTCATGTACGGCGATTCCCGAGCGAGGTCCCTCACGCGCTTTACGATG includes:
- a CDS encoding phosphoadenosine phosphosulfate reductase family protein yields the protein MRVTEASLEPLNERFLRASPVEILRFVHRIFGRRAALLTSMQRAGTLLARIAEREGLDLDVLFVDTGLLHPQTLATRDELARTHGRLTVFTLSPERSFEEQTAEEGLLYLSKEGQERCCDLRKKQPLERVRGRYDVLVSALRRDEGGARSRVLPFSIDTEMRALRVHPFAAVAREELDRMIAADPEVIVNPLHAMGFATIGCYPCTTPVRPDESERAGRWRHLEGVAYCGINPVDRGASTEAIEIADRYADGLGIVSARAR
- a CDS encoding ArsA family ATPase; the encoded protein is MPQTDSQPSPARSPGRLVDELGRRRFLFITGKGGVGKTTFAASLAVALAARGKRVLVGLCNTKERLSAIMGTKPIGDEIVPVADNVWAVNISPEKALTEYGEMVLKVRAVAHAVFDNRYTKTFFRAVPGLYEWAMLGKAWFHTTELLEDGRPRFDVVLLDAPATGHGVDMLRVPKVILDVVPPGVLRRDAEAAWAMFQDPVRSGVVVVTLPEEMPAQETIELVSEIQRDLSLPVLRLVVNGILPPLFSPEEREKLAADARLLEIDAPLQSAGTVESALVAGARRAVRERVQAESLARLANEIDLPRIELPFLFDEASTVEGTRILAKLL